One genomic window of Cupriavidus oxalaticus includes the following:
- the phbB gene encoding acetoacetyl-CoA reductase, protein MTKKIALVTGGMGGLGEAISIRLHDAGYTVVVTHSPGNTKVQEWLASMAAGGREIRAYEVDVADYESCQAGMARILAEFGRVDILVNNAGITRDMAFRKMDKPNWDAVIRTNLDSVFNVTKPLCEGMVERGWGRIINISSVNASKGAFGQTNYSAAKAGMHGFTKALALEVARKGVTVNTVSPGYLATKMVTAVPKEIMDSKILPQIPMGRLGKPEEVAGLVAFLCSEDAAYLTGANLAINGGQHMD, encoded by the coding sequence ATGACGAAGAAAATCGCATTGGTTACCGGCGGCATGGGTGGCCTGGGAGAGGCCATTTCCATCCGCTTGCATGACGCGGGCTATACGGTGGTGGTTACGCATTCGCCGGGCAACACCAAGGTCCAGGAATGGCTGGCATCCATGGCCGCCGGCGGCCGCGAGATCCGCGCATACGAGGTCGATGTGGCGGACTACGAGAGCTGCCAGGCAGGCATGGCACGGATCCTGGCCGAGTTCGGCCGCGTCGACATCCTGGTGAACAACGCCGGCATCACGCGGGACATGGCGTTCAGGAAGATGGACAAGCCAAACTGGGATGCGGTGATCAGGACCAATCTCGACTCCGTGTTCAATGTCACCAAGCCCCTCTGCGAGGGCATGGTGGAGCGCGGGTGGGGCCGGATCATCAACATCTCGTCAGTCAACGCTTCCAAGGGCGCCTTTGGCCAGACCAACTATTCCGCGGCCAAGGCCGGCATGCATGGCTTCACCAAGGCCCTGGCCCTGGAGGTCGCCAGGAAAGGCGTGACGGTCAACACGGTATCGCCGGGCTACCTGGCCACCAAGATGGTGACGGCCGTGCCGAAGGAGATCATGGACAGCAAGATCCTGCCGCAGATTCCGATGGGGCGCCTGGGCAAGCCCGAGGAAGTGGCGGGACTGGTCGCTTTCCTTTGCTCGGAGGATGCGGCTTACCTGACTGGTGCGAATCTCGCCATCAACGGCGGTCAGCATATGGACTGA
- the phaP gene encoding TIGR01841 family phasin (Members of this family are phasins (small proteins associated with inclusions such as PHA granules). Note that several different families of phasins have been named PhaP despite very little sequence similarity to each other.) encodes MRQATPGDYKRHTQSMSFFTSDQFAAVHKNNLTNLAKLSNSTLEGIQKLTELNLQAAKAAMAEGQVILQAVSANQDPGLSVQGNVPQSAADKAIEYARHVCEIASQAQADLARAVEEQYEQQQRNVQAFVDAFVKNAPAGSEAISATLQATLDNATQSYRAAQALSQQLAGLASATFTATPGAATGPDRQPTQR; translated from the coding sequence TTGCGGCAGGCGACACCCGGCGACTACAAGAGGCATACCCAATCCATGTCCTTTTTTACGTCCGATCAGTTTGCGGCAGTCCATAAGAACAACCTGACCAACCTGGCCAAGCTGTCGAACTCCACCCTCGAAGGGATCCAGAAGCTGACGGAACTGAACCTGCAGGCGGCCAAGGCAGCCATGGCTGAAGGGCAGGTAATCCTGCAGGCCGTGTCGGCCAACCAAGATCCGGGGTTGTCAGTTCAAGGCAATGTGCCGCAATCTGCTGCGGACAAAGCCATCGAGTATGCGCGCCACGTGTGCGAGATCGCATCGCAGGCCCAGGCCGACCTGGCCAGGGCCGTTGAAGAGCAATACGAGCAGCAGCAGCGCAATGTGCAGGCCTTCGTCGATGCCTTCGTGAAAAATGCCCCGGCCGGTTCCGAAGCCATTTCCGCCACGCTGCAGGCGACATTAGATAACGCCACGCAATCCTACCGCGCCGCGCAAGCCCTGAGCCAGCAGCTGGCCGGCCTGGCTTCCGCCACGTTTACCGCAACCCCCGGCGCGGCTACGGGCCCGGATCGCCAGCCAACGCAGCGCTAG
- a CDS encoding ATP adenylyltransferase family protein, translated as MHHPHLQPGTLWPAIVRRTAHALQSGALCPIETIQTVIEDGGVRFLVREVSSLRSKDKARKGGSAGGNPFLPYDAELFVTDISDGHVALLNKFYVIEHHLLIVTRCFEPQESLLTLPDFAALLACMAEFPSLGFYNGGAAAGASQAHKHLQLVPLPLAAGSPLPIDTLLQPARISGDPGAIRAVPGLPFAHAFAPLDLVAAPPHELACTACERYRALLDSVGVRTLHVDGTLLQSAPYNLLVMPAGLLLVRRARECVEGIALNALAFAGSLFVRDAAQRRTVERLGPMSLLRRAAADGETGGEG; from the coding sequence ATGCACCATCCACACCTTCAGCCAGGCACACTTTGGCCGGCCATTGTCCGACGGACAGCGCACGCCCTGCAGAGCGGCGCATTATGTCCGATCGAGACCATCCAGACGGTAATCGAGGACGGCGGCGTGCGCTTCCTGGTGCGCGAGGTGTCGAGCCTGCGGAGCAAGGACAAGGCTCGCAAGGGGGGCAGTGCCGGCGGCAATCCGTTCCTGCCCTATGACGCTGAACTGTTTGTCACGGATATCTCCGACGGCCATGTGGCCCTGCTGAACAAGTTCTACGTCATCGAACATCACCTGCTGATCGTCACCCGCTGCTTCGAACCGCAGGAATCACTACTGACCCTCCCGGACTTTGCCGCACTGCTTGCTTGCATGGCGGAGTTCCCAAGCCTGGGCTTCTACAACGGCGGGGCGGCCGCCGGTGCGAGCCAGGCCCACAAGCACCTGCAGCTCGTGCCGCTGCCTCTGGCCGCAGGCAGTCCATTGCCGATCGATACCCTGCTGCAGCCGGCGCGGATCAGCGGCGACCCAGGCGCCATCCGCGCCGTCCCGGGCCTTCCGTTTGCGCACGCATTCGCACCACTGGACCTGGTTGCGGCGCCCCCGCACGAGCTGGCGTGCACGGCCTGCGAGCGCTACCGCGCATTGCTCGATTCGGTTGGCGTACGGACGCTGCATGTCGATGGCACATTGCTTCAGTCGGCGCCATACAACCTGCTGGTCATGCCTGCCGGGCTGCTGCTGGTGCGCAGGGCCAGGGAATGCGTGGAAGGCATCGCGCTCAATGCCCTCGCATTTGCCGGCTCGTTGTTTGTCCGGGATGCAGCGCAGAGACGCACGGTTGAGAGGCTTGGCCCGATGAGTCTCCTCCGGCGCGCCGCGGCAGACGGTGAGACGGGTGGGGAGGGGTAG
- a CDS encoding GntR family transcriptional regulator, with translation MSKTNPAEISKQLIEGITSGRYAVGSLLPTEFELCEQYQASRYTIRAVLQELQQLGLVSRRKNVGTRVESARPRPVFRPSLASVDDLMQFAAEHLRVVQSVDEVAVTAEVAAEIGCEPGARWLRISSLRMDGGEGGTPMAWTDIYVDPAYAELGELVRASPDMLVSTLMESRYDRQIAEIRQDVRAFALGEGRIAEALRLEPGAAALKIVRRYLDAAGETFEVSVTVHPADSFSVSMRLQRSAG, from the coding sequence ATGAGCAAAACCAATCCGGCAGAGATCAGCAAACAACTTATCGAGGGCATCACCTCCGGCCGCTACGCGGTCGGATCGCTGCTGCCCACCGAATTCGAGCTGTGCGAGCAGTACCAGGCCAGCCGCTACACCATCCGCGCGGTGTTGCAGGAACTGCAGCAGCTGGGGCTGGTGTCGCGGCGCAAGAACGTGGGCACGCGCGTGGAATCGGCGCGGCCGCGGCCGGTGTTCCGGCCCTCGCTGGCGTCGGTGGACGACCTGATGCAGTTCGCCGCCGAGCACCTGCGCGTGGTGCAGTCGGTGGATGAGGTCGCGGTGACCGCCGAGGTGGCGGCCGAGATCGGCTGCGAGCCGGGTGCGCGCTGGCTGCGGATTTCCAGCCTGCGGATGGATGGCGGCGAGGGCGGCACGCCGATGGCATGGACCGACATCTACGTGGATCCTGCCTATGCCGAGCTTGGCGAACTGGTGCGCGCGTCGCCGGACATGCTGGTCAGCACGCTGATGGAGTCGCGCTATGACCGGCAGATCGCGGAGATCCGCCAGGACGTGCGCGCGTTTGCGCTCGGTGAGGGGCGCATCGCCGAAGCGCTCAGGCTGGAACCTGGCGCGGCCGCGTTGAAGATCGTGCGGCGCTACCTGGACGCCGCCGGCGAGACCTTCGAAGTCTCGGTTACGGTACACCCCGCCGACAGTTTTTCTGTTTCGATGCGCTTGCAGCGCTCGGCGGGGTAG
- a CDS encoding class-II fumarase/aspartase family protein, whose protein sequence is MTLFLAPTASTVVDSILFRDAFGTAGMRQIFSDVALIQRYIDVEVALAKAEARVGIIPAEAAEVIARESRLERIDFDHMREETDIVGYPILPLVHQLVAMCGDAGRYVHWGATTQDIMDTAVALQVRDALDSIDADIRALRGILADLAVRHRDTPMAGRTHLQQALPVTFGYKAAIWLAMFDRHQQRLAELRPRVAVVEFAGAAGTLASLGRQDGNKGFAVQEALAQELGLGVPATTWHVARDGFAEAVNLLALITGSLGKIALDIMIMASTEFAEVYEPFVKGRGASSTMPQKRNPISSELMLAASKAVRQHAGLMVDAMVQDFERATGPWHAEWIAIPESFILTAGALHQAKFALGDLVVDEARMKHNLGITNGLIVAEAVMMGMAPHIGRQQAHDVVYDACRTVNEHGGTLADALAALPAVTKHFDRAAIDRMTDPANYLGLAPQMVDRAVALSRKQSAA, encoded by the coding sequence ATGACCCTGTTCCTTGCCCCTACGGCCAGTACTGTCGTTGACTCGATCCTGTTCCGCGATGCCTTCGGCACCGCCGGGATGCGCCAGATTTTCTCCGATGTGGCCCTGATCCAGCGCTATATCGACGTCGAGGTCGCGCTGGCCAAGGCCGAGGCCAGGGTCGGCATCATCCCCGCGGAAGCGGCCGAGGTCATCGCCCGCGAGTCGCGCCTGGAGCGCATCGACTTCGACCACATGCGCGAGGAAACCGACATTGTCGGCTATCCGATCCTGCCCCTGGTACACCAGCTGGTGGCGATGTGCGGCGACGCCGGACGCTATGTGCACTGGGGCGCCACCACGCAGGACATCATGGACACCGCGGTCGCGCTGCAGGTGCGCGACGCGCTCGACAGCATCGACGCCGATATCCGCGCGCTGCGCGGCATCCTGGCCGACCTGGCGGTCAGGCACCGCGACACGCCGATGGCCGGCCGCACCCACCTGCAGCAGGCGCTGCCGGTGACCTTCGGCTATAAGGCGGCGATCTGGCTGGCCATGTTCGACCGCCACCAGCAGCGCCTGGCCGAACTGCGTCCGCGTGTGGCCGTGGTCGAGTTCGCGGGCGCGGCCGGCACGCTGGCATCGCTCGGCCGACAAGATGGCAACAAGGGCTTCGCAGTGCAGGAAGCGCTGGCGCAGGAGCTGGGCCTCGGCGTGCCGGCCACCACCTGGCACGTGGCACGCGACGGCTTTGCCGAAGCGGTCAACCTGCTCGCGCTCATCACCGGCTCGCTGGGCAAGATCGCGCTCGACATCATGATCATGGCGTCGACCGAATTCGCCGAGGTGTACGAGCCCTTCGTCAAGGGCCGCGGTGCCAGCAGCACCATGCCGCAGAAGCGCAACCCGATTTCCAGCGAGCTGATGCTGGCCGCATCCAAGGCGGTGCGCCAGCACGCCGGGCTGATGGTCGACGCGATGGTGCAGGACTTCGAGCGCGCCACCGGACCCTGGCATGCGGAATGGATTGCCATCCCCGAGAGCTTCATCCTGACCGCCGGCGCGCTGCACCAGGCGAAGTTCGCGCTGGGCGACCTGGTCGTCGACGAAGCCCGCATGAAGCACAACCTGGGTATCACCAACGGCCTGATCGTGGCCGAGGCTGTGATGATGGGGATGGCCCCGCATATCGGCCGCCAGCAGGCCCACGACGTGGTCTACGACGCCTGCCGCACGGTCAACGAGCACGGCGGCACGCTGGCCGACGCGCTGGCCGCGCTGCCGGCCGTGACGAAGCACTTCGACCGCGCCGCCATCGACCGGATGACCGATCCGGCCAACTACCTCGGCCTCGCGCCGCAGATGGTCGACCGCGCCGTCGCGCTGTCCCGAAAGCAATCCGCGGCCTGA